From the genome of Neodiprion pinetum isolate iyNeoPine1 chromosome 3, iyNeoPine1.2, whole genome shotgun sequence, one region includes:
- the LOC124215066 gene encoding uncharacterized protein isoform X1: MNNNEKNSHTNNDTTNARACSIAIPKEQSIRHSLRLQENPHFLITAKGSQLGYGTHDKTNTDVSTAITTPLPENLIEKSPHVNENLIKDQTYKHWPEKFNKVVPRSVEKPRGRVCDKQEGKNSKILISNDKSEVITTCKRQSRSTGNREILKNKSNDCQKTSCRISRETKSPKVKEVSCNTVLSSVPRIIPQQAPRHKGQKGKEGILAHCTEKVVKKVKKKQDVHFSKKTSAKADMQEKIELDKQRIKKNIENLKKSYEAKKKYCQKIVEIKNLQTNNARDNNDCINAKNENNGAARTRIFNLKKSIQMDKNFSTSKIESNDVNSAPETQHKNEPKSKASDPTNLNCTKCCIDSTRNTIQSSKDVKICCEKDVSKTAEIESIANLIEPSNCDCNRLKQLLVANKFSSISEDKIMYNANSINYGCYSDQPYRKGPNKQQDYRNYAINADIKLTKLEKDKSTVNDDAKYNLMKTLIHPASEINGSQGLNNNTIKFSLYKHQSKDGLANCKDEKTQDVYKNSGSSNSTVNVETASLSNIVTQLPDNMSKMESYETLNAAKITAYLKHPSSSNTSDKIISNLKTNGYKYSKKYRRFNHKEKNMCCNMARYIERMVSNEKKYQKHEKKIDPERKNVKIIIDENSPKTSRIRIVNDRSSVSVVCHGSEKTTSPSRRSNNTAAKNTESSGGESSGYKSYHNDLHKRHFDHSDQAKMNSTEHQQIEHVTERKFHNTQTILYHNINDDRFESISSPLDDPVNTQFVGIRENIKSHQNLCEEKLKKRDTETKYTLYDTNKYLSAFTNSLDMYLPCEITAYQMKEVNRSKVFQFNNPELEEKDVDNAEMRIGKYLIENSSDSRDELSEEEESSEQLNSARDAKIDKDKVIVLKKPNNAVQRSLEYVVSKRFLDLNNAEGQDSFIHIPTVPAQHKIITSLQDVKHEEIREAFETSRSTTDLTSALAHNKAAERVKSSISDIETGSGNPKLYLVDKKIVMGTDPGYKRIKCSKRLKIKNENLYDSNKVYELWANSKSTANSTDNESQTTRRFICAPSDSKRCRTNKFKFNIFKKIKSCKSEKTTHIPLDQLPKPPSSFLESSAPSQSTMLSSTADTDYWESDTVLNLHKGATLLLHTNPATKTYTDPTHINHSKRNHITASPEENHDHLHLQSNNRASTSHKDTETYLQSSPAHPMNEKQLTAPHALHTAAPPPPSALPPPYPFCCPFVPYMMQYWQNYQQPPPASKLPLPDGDWQPTVRKNGNEPPPPDMVPIPWFPPMSNVHDHPPRAEMNFTTSNNIHAQPPPEWLMMPRGYAPCFPCSNTTESYLRKTDSSVCKDDEPPVEISENKQDEKKKTVSSKLFKIFRRKNRAEMDTLDDDGKKGKYHRSGSEAKLVRKVRVVENEENNTNGQSIWESPDIAGIVTPEEIGRCFRRGFRADGLTLAGDEYVCTRTPSDTTSEQEEIFNFSDHDTPLDFLLALGFSVDEATAAIRDDEVRNRFKAALTEARIWVPHIATTQGTLLYLLAMKAKPKVMRYFLQLVESIVNKRITNAVKLDAYLKILEKVEEGYVSFVTLFGKDKGNEDDEDTAMMEKQRRRIFYTIYKYAEAEAEEVGKPMTNASVDLLQSLATRYRSAIGPHLQLLACYIGEGLLTKDVQLEAALIYLSRLDSTDVRLTDLEKYCGMPVSERRRLEQGVKMLS, from the exons AtgaacaataatgaaaaaaactcgCATACTAATAACGATACAACGAATGCCAGAGCTTGCAGCATTGCTATACCTAAAGAACAATCAATTCGCCATTCTTTACGCCTCCAAGAAAAtccacattttttaattactgcTAAAGGGTCGCAACTGGGTTATGGAACACATGATAAAACTAATACCGACGTGTCAACTGCAATAACAACACCTTTACCTGaaaatttgatagaaaaatcTCCTCATGTTAACGAAAATCTGATAAAGGATCAAACCTACAAACATTGGCCAGAGAAGTTTAACAAAGTCGTGCCTAGATCTGTTGAAAAACCAAGAGGTAGAGTTTGTGATAAGCAGgagggaaaaaattctaagatattaatttcaaacgacAAATCAGAGGTGATAACTACATGCAAAAGACAATCCAGATCAACAGGTAATAgagaaattctcaaaaataaatcaaatgaTTGTCAAAAAACTTCATGCAGAATAAGCAGAGAAACGAAGTCACCTAAAGTAAAGGAAGTGTCTTGTAATACTGTTCTGTCCTCAGTTCCGCGTATCATTCCACAGCAAGCACCTAGACACAAGGGTCAAAAGGGAAAAGAGGGAATATTAGCTCATTGCACTGAGaaagttgtgaaaaaagttaaaaagaaGCAAGATGTGCATTTCTCGAAAAAAACTTCAGCAAAAGCCGACATGCAGGAAAAGATCGAATTAGATAAACAacgaattaagaaaaatatagaaaatttaaaaaagagtTACGAGgctaagaaaaaatattgtcaaaaaattgttgaaatcaaaaatttacaaacaaataATGCTCGTGACAACAATGACTGTATCAATGCAAAGAATGAGAACAATGGAGCAGCTCGAACAAGAATTTTCAATCTTAAGAAGTCTATACAAATGgataaaaacttttccacTTCCAAGATTGAATCTAATGATGTTAATTCTGCACCTGAAACACAGCACAAGAATGAGCCAAAAAGTAAAGCAAGTGACCCGACCAACTTGAATTGTACAAAATGTTGTATTGATTCCACTCGTAATACTATCCAGTCGAGCAAGGATGTAAAAATATGTTGCGAGAAAGATGTCTCAAAAACAGCAGAGATTGAATCGATAGCGAATTTGATAGAACCATCGAACTGTGATTGTAACAGACTGAAACAATTGTTAGTTGCCAACAAATTTTCGTCTATTTCTGAAgataaaatcatgtataatgccaattcaataaattatgGATGCTATTCTGATCAACCATATCGTAAAGGACCCAACAAACAACAAGATTACAGAAACTATGCTATTAATGCAGATATAAAATTGACCAAActagaaaaagataaaagcACTGTCAACGATGATGCAAAATATAATCTTATGAAAACCTTGATACACCCAGCATCTGAAATTAATGGTTCTCAAggattgaataataatactatcaaattttcactctACAAACATCAATCGAAAGATGGTCTAGCTAATTGTAAGGATGAAAAAACTCAAGACGTTTACAAAAACTCCGGAAGCAGCAACAGCACGGTGAATGTTGAAACAGCAAGCTTATCAAATATTGTAACACAGTTACCAGATAACATGAGTAAAATGGAGAGCTATGAGACTTTGAATGCTGCTAAAATCACAGCATATTTGAAACACCCGTCGTCAAGTAACACCTCAGACAAAATaatatcgaatttgaaaacgaatggttataaatattcgaaaaagtACAGACGTTTCAATcataaagagaaaaatatgtgCTGCAATATGGCACGTTACATTGAAAGAATGGTGTCGAATGAGAAAAAGTATCAGAaacatgaaaagaaaattgatccAGAGCGAAAAAACGTCAAAATAATCATCGATGAAAACAGCCCGAAAACCAGCCGAATAAGAATAGTGAACGATAGATCCAGTGTCAGTGTTGTTTGTCATGGTTCGGAGAAAACAACATCTCCAAGTAGAAGAAGTAACAATACGGCAGCGAAAAATACTGAATCCAGCGGAGGAGAAAGCAGCGGCTATAAATCATATCACAACGATTTGCACAAGAGACATTTTGATCACTCCGATCAAGCCAAAATGAACTCGACTGAGCATCAACAAATTGAACATGTtacagaaagaaaatttcacaatacgCAAACTATTCTGTACCACAATATTAATGATGATAGGTTTGAAAGTATCTCCAGCCCCTTGGATGATCCTGTCAATACGCAATTCGTTGGAATTagagaaaatattaaaagCCACCAGAATTTATGTGAAGAAAAACTCAAGAAGCGGGATACCGAAACAAAATACACTCTGTAcgatacaaataaatatttgtctGCATTTACCAATAGTCTGGACATGTATTTACCATGTGAAATTACTGCTTATCAGATGAAAGAAGTAAATAGAAGTAAGGTTTTCCAATTTAATAATCCAGAGCTTGAGGAGAAGGATGTAGATAATGCTGAGATGCGAATTGGGAAATATTTAATAGAGAATAGTTCGGATTCGAGAGATGAGTTATCAGAGGAAGAAGAATCTAGTGAGCAATTAAATTCTGCGAGAGATGCTAAAATTGACAAGGATAAAGTTATAGTGCTGAAAAAGCCAAATAATGCAGTGCAGAGAAGTCTAGAATATGTTGTCAGTAAACGTTTCCTGGATTTAAACAACGCAGAAGGACAAGAcagttttatacatatacctacagTACCGGCTCAGCATAAAATCATTACGTCACTACAAGATGTAAAGCATGAAGAGATTAGAGAAGCCTTTGAAACATCAAGGAGCACAACAGATCTAACATCTGCCCTAGCGCACAACAAGGCTGCTGAACGAGTGAAATCGAGCATCAGTGATATTGAAACAGGCTCTGGCAATCCAAAATTGTATctagtggataaaaaaatcgttatgGGAACGGACCCAGGATATAAGAGAATTAAATGTTCCAAACGACTAAAgatcaaaaatgaaaacttgtaTGATTCCAACAAAGTATATGAGTTGTGGGCAAATAGTAAATCGACTGCTAATAGCACTGATAATGAATCTCAGACAACCAGAAGGTTCATTTGTGCACCAAGTGACTCGAAGAGATGCCGTACaaacaaatttaaattcaatatatTCAAAAAGATCAAATCTTGTAAGAGTGAAAAAACTACCCATATTCCTCTTGACCAGCTACCTAAACCACCCTCTTCGTTTTTGGAAAGCTCTGCGCCCTCGCAGTCTACAATGTTGTCGTCAACAGCTGACACTGATTATTGGGAGTCAGATACTGTTTTGAATCTTCACAAAGGTGCTACTTTGCTGCTTCATACAAATCCTGCTACAAAAACTTACACCGATCCTACCCACATAAATCATTCCAAAAGAAATCACATAACCGCTAGTCCTGAGGAAAATCATGATCATTTACATCTTCAATCGAACAATCGTGCTTCAACTTCACATAAAGATACCGAGACTTATCTGCAGTCATCACCTGCACATCcaatgaatgaaaaacagcttaCTGCACCTCATGCTCTGCATACAGCTGCACCCCCGCCTCCTTCAGCTCTACCGCCACCTTATCCCTTCTGTTGTCCATTTGTTCCATACATGATGCAGTACTGGCAAAATTATCAACAACCACCACCGGCTTCAAAGCTTCCACTACCTGACGGAGATTGGCAACCGACTGTCAGAAAGAATGGCAATGAGCCACCACCTCCAGATATGGTTCCCATTCCATGGTTTCCACCAATGTCAAATGTACATGATCACCCACCACgtgctgaaatgaattttacaacGTCAAATAACATACACGCTCAACCACCACCCGAGTGGCTAATGATGCCTAGAGGGTACGCACCCTGTTTTCCATGCAGTAATACTACTGAGTCTTATTTGAGGAAAACTGATTCCTCAGTTTGTAAGGATGATGAACCTCCTGTTGAAATTAGCGAGAATAAacaggatgaaaaaaagaaaacagtatCTAGtaaattgttcaaaatatttcgGAGAAAAAATCGTGCTGAAATGGACACATTGGATGATGATGGCAAAAAA GGCAAATATCATCGATCTGGCTCGGAAGCTAAACTGGTTCGTAAAGTACGAGTGGTGGAAAATGAAGAGAACAACACTAACGGTCAGAGCATTTGGGAATCTCCGGATATTGCTGGAATC GTAACTCCAGAAGAAATTGGACGATGCTTTCGCAGAGGTTTTCGAGCAGATGGATTAACCCTGGCCGGGGACGAGTACGTGTGTACAAGAACACCAAGTGACACAACTTCGGAACAGGAAGAGATATTCAATTTCTCTGACCATGATACGCCACTTGATTTTCTATTAGCTCTTGGATTTAGCGTTGATGAAGCTACTGCTGCAATTAGGGATGACGAAGTACGAAATCGATTTAAAGCAGCCCTTACGGAG GCACGCATTTGGGTCCCACATATTGCAACAACTCAAGGCACGCTGCTCTATCTACTTGCAATGAAAGCGAAGCCGAAAGTGATGCGATATTTCCTGCAACTGGTGGAGTCGATTGTCAATAAAAGGATAACTAACGCCGTCAAACTGGATg CCTACctgaaaattttggaaaaggTTGAAGAGGGATACGTGTCTTTTGTCACCCTATTTGGAAAAGATAAA GGCAATGAAGATGATGAGGATACTGCAATGATGGAAAAACAGCGCCGTCGTATATTCTACACCATTTATAAATATGCTGAAGCAGAG GCAGAAGAAGTGGGCAAACCAATGACGAACGCTAGTGTGGATCTTTTGCAATCTTTAGCGACACGTTATCGATCAGCTATTGGGCCACATCTGCAACTCCTGGCTTGTTACATAGGCGAAGGACTATTGACGAAAGATGTTCAGTTGGAAGCTGCTCTGATATATTTATCACGATTAGATTCTACCGACGTTCGACTAACGGATTTAGAAAAGTACTGTGGCATGCCAGTTTCAGAACGTCGCAGGCTAGAACAAGGTGTAAAAATGCTGTCTTAG
- the LOC124215066 gene encoding uncharacterized protein isoform X2, translating to MNNNEKNSHTNNDTTNARACSIAIPKEQSIRHSLRLQENPHFLITAKGSQLGYGTHDKTNTDVSTAITTPLPENLIEKSPHVNENLIKDQTYKHWPEKFNKVVPRSVEKPRGRVCDKQEGKNSKILISNDKSEVITTCKRQSRSTVPRIIPQQAPRHKGQKGKEGILAHCTEKVVKKVKKKQDVHFSKKTSAKADMQEKIELDKQRIKKNIENLKKSYEAKKKYCQKIVEIKNLQTNNARDNNDCINAKNENNGAARTRIFNLKKSIQMDKNFSTSKIESNDVNSAPETQHKNEPKSKASDPTNLNCTKCCIDSTRNTIQSSKDVKICCEKDVSKTAEIESIANLIEPSNCDCNRLKQLLVANKFSSISEDKIMYNANSINYGCYSDQPYRKGPNKQQDYRNYAINADIKLTKLEKDKSTVNDDAKYNLMKTLIHPASEINGSQGLNNNTIKFSLYKHQSKDGLANCKDEKTQDVYKNSGSSNSTVNVETASLSNIVTQLPDNMSKMESYETLNAAKITAYLKHPSSSNTSDKIISNLKTNGYKYSKKYRRFNHKEKNMCCNMARYIERMVSNEKKYQKHEKKIDPERKNVKIIIDENSPKTSRIRIVNDRSSVSVVCHGSEKTTSPSRRSNNTAAKNTESSGGESSGYKSYHNDLHKRHFDHSDQAKMNSTEHQQIEHVTERKFHNTQTILYHNINDDRFESISSPLDDPVNTQFVGIRENIKSHQNLCEEKLKKRDTETKYTLYDTNKYLSAFTNSLDMYLPCEITAYQMKEVNRSKVFQFNNPELEEKDVDNAEMRIGKYLIENSSDSRDELSEEEESSEQLNSARDAKIDKDKVIVLKKPNNAVQRSLEYVVSKRFLDLNNAEGQDSFIHIPTVPAQHKIITSLQDVKHEEIREAFETSRSTTDLTSALAHNKAAERVKSSISDIETGSGNPKLYLVDKKIVMGTDPGYKRIKCSKRLKIKNENLYDSNKVYELWANSKSTANSTDNESQTTRRFICAPSDSKRCRTNKFKFNIFKKIKSCKSEKTTHIPLDQLPKPPSSFLESSAPSQSTMLSSTADTDYWESDTVLNLHKGATLLLHTNPATKTYTDPTHINHSKRNHITASPEENHDHLHLQSNNRASTSHKDTETYLQSSPAHPMNEKQLTAPHALHTAAPPPPSALPPPYPFCCPFVPYMMQYWQNYQQPPPASKLPLPDGDWQPTVRKNGNEPPPPDMVPIPWFPPMSNVHDHPPRAEMNFTTSNNIHAQPPPEWLMMPRGYAPCFPCSNTTESYLRKTDSSVCKDDEPPVEISENKQDEKKKTVSSKLFKIFRRKNRAEMDTLDDDGKKGKYHRSGSEAKLVRKVRVVENEENNTNGQSIWESPDIAGIVTPEEIGRCFRRGFRADGLTLAGDEYVCTRTPSDTTSEQEEIFNFSDHDTPLDFLLALGFSVDEATAAIRDDEVRNRFKAALTEARIWVPHIATTQGTLLYLLAMKAKPKVMRYFLQLVESIVNKRITNAVKLDAYLKILEKVEEGYVSFVTLFGKDKGNEDDEDTAMMEKQRRRIFYTIYKYAEAEAEEVGKPMTNASVDLLQSLATRYRSAIGPHLQLLACYIGEGLLTKDVQLEAALIYLSRLDSTDVRLTDLEKYCGMPVSERRRLEQGVKMLS from the exons AtgaacaataatgaaaaaaactcgCATACTAATAACGATACAACGAATGCCAGAGCTTGCAGCATTGCTATACCTAAAGAACAATCAATTCGCCATTCTTTACGCCTCCAAGAAAAtccacattttttaattactgcTAAAGGGTCGCAACTGGGTTATGGAACACATGATAAAACTAATACCGACGTGTCAACTGCAATAACAACACCTTTACCTGaaaatttgatagaaaaatcTCCTCATGTTAACGAAAATCTGATAAAGGATCAAACCTACAAACATTGGCCAGAGAAGTTTAACAAAGTCGTGCCTAGATCTGTTGAAAAACCAAGAGGTAGAGTTTGTGATAAGCAGgagggaaaaaattctaagatattaatttcaaacgacAAATCAGAGGTGATAACTACATGCAAAAGACAATCCAGATCAACAG TTCCGCGTATCATTCCACAGCAAGCACCTAGACACAAGGGTCAAAAGGGAAAAGAGGGAATATTAGCTCATTGCACTGAGaaagttgtgaaaaaagttaaaaagaaGCAAGATGTGCATTTCTCGAAAAAAACTTCAGCAAAAGCCGACATGCAGGAAAAGATCGAATTAGATAAACAacgaattaagaaaaatatagaaaatttaaaaaagagtTACGAGgctaagaaaaaatattgtcaaaaaattgttgaaatcaaaaatttacaaacaaataATGCTCGTGACAACAATGACTGTATCAATGCAAAGAATGAGAACAATGGAGCAGCTCGAACAAGAATTTTCAATCTTAAGAAGTCTATACAAATGgataaaaacttttccacTTCCAAGATTGAATCTAATGATGTTAATTCTGCACCTGAAACACAGCACAAGAATGAGCCAAAAAGTAAAGCAAGTGACCCGACCAACTTGAATTGTACAAAATGTTGTATTGATTCCACTCGTAATACTATCCAGTCGAGCAAGGATGTAAAAATATGTTGCGAGAAAGATGTCTCAAAAACAGCAGAGATTGAATCGATAGCGAATTTGATAGAACCATCGAACTGTGATTGTAACAGACTGAAACAATTGTTAGTTGCCAACAAATTTTCGTCTATTTCTGAAgataaaatcatgtataatgccaattcaataaattatgGATGCTATTCTGATCAACCATATCGTAAAGGACCCAACAAACAACAAGATTACAGAAACTATGCTATTAATGCAGATATAAAATTGACCAAActagaaaaagataaaagcACTGTCAACGATGATGCAAAATATAATCTTATGAAAACCTTGATACACCCAGCATCTGAAATTAATGGTTCTCAAggattgaataataatactatcaaattttcactctACAAACATCAATCGAAAGATGGTCTAGCTAATTGTAAGGATGAAAAAACTCAAGACGTTTACAAAAACTCCGGAAGCAGCAACAGCACGGTGAATGTTGAAACAGCAAGCTTATCAAATATTGTAACACAGTTACCAGATAACATGAGTAAAATGGAGAGCTATGAGACTTTGAATGCTGCTAAAATCACAGCATATTTGAAACACCCGTCGTCAAGTAACACCTCAGACAAAATaatatcgaatttgaaaacgaatggttataaatattcgaaaaagtACAGACGTTTCAATcataaagagaaaaatatgtgCTGCAATATGGCACGTTACATTGAAAGAATGGTGTCGAATGAGAAAAAGTATCAGAaacatgaaaagaaaattgatccAGAGCGAAAAAACGTCAAAATAATCATCGATGAAAACAGCCCGAAAACCAGCCGAATAAGAATAGTGAACGATAGATCCAGTGTCAGTGTTGTTTGTCATGGTTCGGAGAAAACAACATCTCCAAGTAGAAGAAGTAACAATACGGCAGCGAAAAATACTGAATCCAGCGGAGGAGAAAGCAGCGGCTATAAATCATATCACAACGATTTGCACAAGAGACATTTTGATCACTCCGATCAAGCCAAAATGAACTCGACTGAGCATCAACAAATTGAACATGTtacagaaagaaaatttcacaatacgCAAACTATTCTGTACCACAATATTAATGATGATAGGTTTGAAAGTATCTCCAGCCCCTTGGATGATCCTGTCAATACGCAATTCGTTGGAATTagagaaaatattaaaagCCACCAGAATTTATGTGAAGAAAAACTCAAGAAGCGGGATACCGAAACAAAATACACTCTGTAcgatacaaataaatatttgtctGCATTTACCAATAGTCTGGACATGTATTTACCATGTGAAATTACTGCTTATCAGATGAAAGAAGTAAATAGAAGTAAGGTTTTCCAATTTAATAATCCAGAGCTTGAGGAGAAGGATGTAGATAATGCTGAGATGCGAATTGGGAAATATTTAATAGAGAATAGTTCGGATTCGAGAGATGAGTTATCAGAGGAAGAAGAATCTAGTGAGCAATTAAATTCTGCGAGAGATGCTAAAATTGACAAGGATAAAGTTATAGTGCTGAAAAAGCCAAATAATGCAGTGCAGAGAAGTCTAGAATATGTTGTCAGTAAACGTTTCCTGGATTTAAACAACGCAGAAGGACAAGAcagttttatacatatacctacagTACCGGCTCAGCATAAAATCATTACGTCACTACAAGATGTAAAGCATGAAGAGATTAGAGAAGCCTTTGAAACATCAAGGAGCACAACAGATCTAACATCTGCCCTAGCGCACAACAAGGCTGCTGAACGAGTGAAATCGAGCATCAGTGATATTGAAACAGGCTCTGGCAATCCAAAATTGTATctagtggataaaaaaatcgttatgGGAACGGACCCAGGATATAAGAGAATTAAATGTTCCAAACGACTAAAgatcaaaaatgaaaacttgtaTGATTCCAACAAAGTATATGAGTTGTGGGCAAATAGTAAATCGACTGCTAATAGCACTGATAATGAATCTCAGACAACCAGAAGGTTCATTTGTGCACCAAGTGACTCGAAGAGATGCCGTACaaacaaatttaaattcaatatatTCAAAAAGATCAAATCTTGTAAGAGTGAAAAAACTACCCATATTCCTCTTGACCAGCTACCTAAACCACCCTCTTCGTTTTTGGAAAGCTCTGCGCCCTCGCAGTCTACAATGTTGTCGTCAACAGCTGACACTGATTATTGGGAGTCAGATACTGTTTTGAATCTTCACAAAGGTGCTACTTTGCTGCTTCATACAAATCCTGCTACAAAAACTTACACCGATCCTACCCACATAAATCATTCCAAAAGAAATCACATAACCGCTAGTCCTGAGGAAAATCATGATCATTTACATCTTCAATCGAACAATCGTGCTTCAACTTCACATAAAGATACCGAGACTTATCTGCAGTCATCACCTGCACATCcaatgaatgaaaaacagcttaCTGCACCTCATGCTCTGCATACAGCTGCACCCCCGCCTCCTTCAGCTCTACCGCCACCTTATCCCTTCTGTTGTCCATTTGTTCCATACATGATGCAGTACTGGCAAAATTATCAACAACCACCACCGGCTTCAAAGCTTCCACTACCTGACGGAGATTGGCAACCGACTGTCAGAAAGAATGGCAATGAGCCACCACCTCCAGATATGGTTCCCATTCCATGGTTTCCACCAATGTCAAATGTACATGATCACCCACCACgtgctgaaatgaattttacaacGTCAAATAACATACACGCTCAACCACCACCCGAGTGGCTAATGATGCCTAGAGGGTACGCACCCTGTTTTCCATGCAGTAATACTACTGAGTCTTATTTGAGGAAAACTGATTCCTCAGTTTGTAAGGATGATGAACCTCCTGTTGAAATTAGCGAGAATAAacaggatgaaaaaaagaaaacagtatCTAGtaaattgttcaaaatatttcgGAGAAAAAATCGTGCTGAAATGGACACATTGGATGATGATGGCAAAAAA GGCAAATATCATCGATCTGGCTCGGAAGCTAAACTGGTTCGTAAAGTACGAGTGGTGGAAAATGAAGAGAACAACACTAACGGTCAGAGCATTTGGGAATCTCCGGATATTGCTGGAATC GTAACTCCAGAAGAAATTGGACGATGCTTTCGCAGAGGTTTTCGAGCAGATGGATTAACCCTGGCCGGGGACGAGTACGTGTGTACAAGAACACCAAGTGACACAACTTCGGAACAGGAAGAGATATTCAATTTCTCTGACCATGATACGCCACTTGATTTTCTATTAGCTCTTGGATTTAGCGTTGATGAAGCTACTGCTGCAATTAGGGATGACGAAGTACGAAATCGATTTAAAGCAGCCCTTACGGAG GCACGCATTTGGGTCCCACATATTGCAACAACTCAAGGCACGCTGCTCTATCTACTTGCAATGAAAGCGAAGCCGAAAGTGATGCGATATTTCCTGCAACTGGTGGAGTCGATTGTCAATAAAAGGATAACTAACGCCGTCAAACTGGATg CCTACctgaaaattttggaaaaggTTGAAGAGGGATACGTGTCTTTTGTCACCCTATTTGGAAAAGATAAA GGCAATGAAGATGATGAGGATACTGCAATGATGGAAAAACAGCGCCGTCGTATATTCTACACCATTTATAAATATGCTGAAGCAGAG GCAGAAGAAGTGGGCAAACCAATGACGAACGCTAGTGTGGATCTTTTGCAATCTTTAGCGACACGTTATCGATCAGCTATTGGGCCACATCTGCAACTCCTGGCTTGTTACATAGGCGAAGGACTATTGACGAAAGATGTTCAGTTGGAAGCTGCTCTGATATATTTATCACGATTAGATTCTACCGACGTTCGACTAACGGATTTAGAAAAGTACTGTGGCATGCCAGTTTCAGAACGTCGCAGGCTAGAACAAGGTGTAAAAATGCTGTCTTAG